TAACGGCTCCTCGCATTCAACGATTCTCCTTGTTGATTGATGTATCGGGACCCACCACGCGTACCGACGACGCTCGGTCGGTCGCGTCGGCCGGCTCCGCCTGCTCGAGGAAGTTCAGCCGATCCTGGGATGCGGGACCGGGTTCGGCGCTGTAGGTAACCAGCCTCAGACCCGGGTCGGCCGGGATTTCCATCGTCTCGTACGTCAGTTCGAGGTCACCGACCACGTGGTGTTGGAATCGCTTGACCCCGGTGCGATGAAAGCGGACGTCGTGCGCTGCCCATAGGGTGCGGAACGCCTCGCGCCGCGTCGACAACTCCCCGACGAGGTCGGACAGGCCGCGGTCATAGGGGTCCCGTCCGGCGGCGGTGCGCAGGGTCGCCACGGTGTCGTTGGCCACGCTCTCCCAGTCGACGTAGACCCCGGTCGCGCGGGGGTTGTGGAACGCGAACCGGGCCTGGTTCACCGGCCGAGCCGGGTCGACGTACAGCTCCGAGAAGAGGGCGTACCCGAGCGGGTTCGCGCCGAGGATGTCCCCGCGCTCGTTCCGCAGGTACGCCGCTGCGCGATCCGTGCGGACGTTGCTGCGCATCGGCTTGGCCCGAGGTCCCGAGCTCAGCTCGGGCTCACGAAGTCGAAGGCGCCGCCGCGCGTAGGGGCGCCATCGTCGAGCCGAATGAGCAGAGCCGGATCGAAGATGGAGTCGCTGCTGTTCCTGGCCACGCCCGGAAAGTAGAGCTGGGTGGTGAGGACCGGCTTGCCCGGCGCCGCGACCTTTACGTGGATGTGCTCGGTGCGGCCAGGGTACTCGCCAGGGATCACCGTCCTCAGGGTGTAACGGCCGTCCGCGGTGGTCGACTGGTGCCCGCGCAGACGGTAGCCGGCGTTGTCGTACCGGCCGGAGGCGTCGGCCTGCCAGAAGTCAAGCACGACGCCGCTCAGCGGCCGGCACTGCACGTCGAACACGCGCCCGCTCAGCAGAAGCTGGCCGCCGGGCAGGCCGGACTCGAGCAGTGAGGCACGCTCCGGGGATCCCGACTTGAAGTAGGGACCCTCCGTCTGGGCCGGCGTCGGCCTGCCGGAGCAGCTCGGCGCCTCGGCCGACTTGTCCGCGGCCGCGGCTGCCTGGGTAACGGCGGGCGCCGGCGAGGTCGGCGCGTAGGATCGCCCACCTTCGGCGCAGGCGGCCAGCAGCGGCAGCACGGCAGCGAAGGCCAGGAACCGCCTCATCGCCCCAAGAATAGGCGTCAGCCTCAGGCGTCAGGCGATCTCGTAGTTGGGTATTCCTGACTTCCGATAAGTACGTTTAGCGCTTATCCGGTTAGCTCAGTTACGATCTCATCGTGCCGCGCCCAGACTTCCCGAGGACGATCGTCG
The nucleotide sequence above comes from Candidatus Dormiibacterota bacterium. Encoded proteins:
- a CDS encoding dioxygenase, encoding MRRFLAFAAVLPLLAACAEGGRSYAPTSPAPAVTQAAAAADKSAEAPSCSGRPTPAQTEGPYFKSGSPERASLLESGLPGGQLLLSGRVFDVQCRPLSGVVLDFWQADASGRYDNAGYRLRGHQSTTADGRYTLRTVIPGEYPGRTEHIHVKVAAPGKPVLTTQLYFPGVARNSSDSIFDPALLIRLDDGAPTRGGAFDFVSPS